The proteins below come from a single Cervus elaphus chromosome 4, mCerEla1.1, whole genome shotgun sequence genomic window:
- the RASGRP4 gene encoding RAS guanyl-releasing protein 4 isoform X2: MSCWRNAFSPLHDLPGTMLVHAQSRRGNWSTRRPDSAGSLRRGDHVLNMALAMHSWVLPSAHFAARLLTLYQEATGSTQERRRLQICHLVRYWLTQHPEMMHQDPQLEEVIGRFWATVEQEGNSAQQSLGDFSSRLSPGGPGPPHPMSSPGLGKKRKVSLLFDHLETEELAEHLTYLEFRSFQAITPQDLRDYVLQGSVRGCPTLEGSVGLSNSVSRWVQVMVLSRPGPAQRAQVLDKFIHVAQRLLQLHNFNTLMAVTGGLCHSAISRLKDSHAHLSPDSTKALLELTELLAAHNNYARYRRTWAGCTAFRLPVLGVHLKDLVALNEAQPDRLPDGRLHLPKLNSLYLRLQELAALQRQEPPGSASEDLLHLLTLSLDLFYTEDEIYELSYAREPRCPKSLPPSPFKAPLVVEWAPGVTPKPDTVTLGRHVEQLVESVFKNYDPDGRGTISQEDFERLSGNFPFACHGLHPPPRQGSGSFSREELTGYLLRASAICSKLGLAFLHTFQEVTFRKPTFCDSCSGFLWGVTKQGYRCRDCGLCCHRHCRDQVKVECKKRPGAKGDASPPEAPVPPTPVPQASCGSEDHLSYTLSLEPEPGCHVRHAWTQTEAPHPSWEPETVPLPAKASPPTESSKLNS, encoded by the exons ATGAGCTGCTGGAGAAATGCATTCAGTCCTTTG CATGACTTGCCAGGCACGATGTTGGTCCATGCACAGTCCAGACGAGGAAACTGGAGCACAAGGAGGCCAG ACTCGGCTGGCAGCCTGCGCCGCGGGGACCACGTTCTCAACATGGCACTTGCCATGCACAGCTGGGTGCTGCCTTCTGCCCACTTTGCTGCCCGTCTGCTGACCTT GTACCAAGAGGCCACAGGGAGCACGCAGGAGCGGAGACGGCTGCAGATCTGTCACCTGGTCAG GTACTGGCTGACCCAACACCCTGAGATGATGCACCAGGACCCCCAGTTAGAAGAGGTTATAGGCCGCTTCTGGGCCACTGTGGAGCAGGAGGGTAACTCAGCCCAGCAGAGCCTAGGAGACTTCTCCAGTCG GCTGAGCCCGGGTGGCCCAGGCCCCCCACACCCCATGAGCAGCCCAGGCCTGGGCAAGAAGCGCAAAGTGTCCTTGCTTTTCGACCACCTGGAGACTGAGGAGCTGGCAGAGCACCTCACTTACCTGGAGTTCCGGTCCTTCCAGGCTATCACA ccccaggaccTGCGGGACTACGTTTTGCAGGGCTCTGTGCGGGGCTGCCCGACCCTGGAGGGCTCCGTAGGTCTCAGCAACAGCGTGTCCCGCTGGGTGCAGGTCATGGTGCTGAGCCGTCCGGGGCCCGCACAGCGAGCGCAGGTGCTGGACAAGTTCATCCACGTGGCACAG AGGCTCCTCCAGCTGCACAATTTCAACACGCTGATGGCAGTCACAGGCGGCCTCTGTCATAGTGCCATCTCCAGACTCAAGGACTCCCATGCCCACCTGAGCCCTGACAGCACCAAG GCCCTGCTGGAGCTGACAGAGCTCCTGGCGGCCCACAACAACTACGCCCGTTACCGCCGCACCTGGGCTGGCTGCACAGCTTTCCGGCTGCCTGTTCTGGGAGTGCACCTCAAGGATCTGGTGGCCCTGAACGAGGCGCAGCCTGACAGGTTGCCTGACGGCCGCCTGCACCTGCCCAAACTCAACAGTCTCTACCTGCGGCTGCAGGAGTTGGCAGCCCTGCAGCGACAGGAACCCCCGGGCAGTGCCAGTGAGGACCTTCTGCACCTGCTCACG CTTTCCCTGGATCTCTTCTACACGGAGGACGAGATCTATGAGCTTTCCTATGCCCGGGAGCCCCGCTGTCCCAAGAGTCTG CCACCCTCCCCCTTCAAGGCGCCCCTGGTGGTGGAGTGGGCCCCTGGTGTGACGCCCAAGCCTGACACGGTCACTCTGGGTCGGCATGTGGAGCAGCTGGtggag TCTGTGTTCAAGAACTATGACCCTGATGGCCGCGGCACCATCTCTCAGGAGGACTTTGAGCGACTCTCAGGCAACTTCCCCTTCGCCTGCCACGGGCTTCACCCACCCCCCCGCCAGGG GAGCGGCTCCTTCAGCCGTGAGGAGCTGACAGGATACCTGCTCCGGGCCAGTGCCATTTGCTCCAAGCTGGGCCTGGCCTTCCTGCACACCTTCCAGGAGGTCACCTTCCGCAAGCCCACCTTCTGTGACAGCTGCAGTGGCTTC CTTTGGGGTGTCACCAAGCAAGGCTACCGCTGTCGGG ACTGTGGGCTGTGTTGCCACAGACACTGCAGAGACCAGGTGAAGGTGGAATGTAAGAAGAGGCCAGGGGCCAAGGGCGATGCGAGTCCCCCAGAAGCCCCTGTCCCACCCACTCCAGTTCCCCAGGCCAGCTGTG GCTCCGAGGACCATCTCTCCTACACACTGTCCCTGGAACCTGAGCCTGGGTGCCACGTCCGCCATGCTTGGACCCAGACAGAGGCCCCACACCCCTCCTGGGAACCAGAGACG GTCCCTCTGCCAGCGAAGGCCTCACCACCCACCGAGTCCTCCAAGCTGAACTCCTAG
- the RASGRP4 gene encoding RAS guanyl-releasing protein 4 isoform X1, translated as MNRKDSKRKSHQECPGKTGGRGRPRQARRHKTCPSPREISKVMASMALGMLNEGGCSEDELLEKCIQSFDSAGSLRRGDHVLNMALAMHSWVLPSAHFAARLLTLYQEATGSTQERRRLQICHLVRYWLTQHPEMMHQDPQLEEVIGRFWATVEQEGNSAQQSLGDFSSRLSPGGPGPPHPMSSPGLGKKRKVSLLFDHLETEELAEHLTYLEFRSFQAITPQDLRDYVLQGSVRGCPTLEGSVGLSNSVSRWVQVMVLSRPGPAQRAQVLDKFIHVAQRLLQLHNFNTLMAVTGGLCHSAISRLKDSHAHLSPDSTKALLELTELLAAHNNYARYRRTWAGCTAFRLPVLGVHLKDLVALNEAQPDRLPDGRLHLPKLNSLYLRLQELAALQRQEPPGSASEDLLHLLTLSLDLFYTEDEIYELSYAREPRCPKSLPPSPFKAPLVVEWAPGVTPKPDTVTLGRHVEQLVESVFKNYDPDGRGTISQEDFERLSGNFPFACHGLHPPPRQGSGSFSREELTGYLLRASAICSKLGLAFLHTFQEVTFRKPTFCDSCSGFLWGVTKQGYRCRDCGLCCHRHCRDQVKVECKKRPGAKGDASPPEAPVPPTPVPQASCGSEDHLSYTLSLEPEPGCHVRHAWTQTEAPHPSWEPETVPLPAKASPPTESSKLNS; from the exons ATGAACAGGAAAGACAGCAAGAG GAAATCCCACCAGGAATGCCCAGGCAAGACaggggggcggggccggccccGACAGGCCCGCCGCCACAAGACATGCCCCAGCCCCCGGGAAATCAGCAAGGTCATGGCTTCCATGGCTCTGGGCATGCTGAACGAGGGCGGCTGCAGCGAAGATGAGCTGCTGGAGAAATGCATTCAGTCCTTTG ACTCGGCTGGCAGCCTGCGCCGCGGGGACCACGTTCTCAACATGGCACTTGCCATGCACAGCTGGGTGCTGCCTTCTGCCCACTTTGCTGCCCGTCTGCTGACCTT GTACCAAGAGGCCACAGGGAGCACGCAGGAGCGGAGACGGCTGCAGATCTGTCACCTGGTCAG GTACTGGCTGACCCAACACCCTGAGATGATGCACCAGGACCCCCAGTTAGAAGAGGTTATAGGCCGCTTCTGGGCCACTGTGGAGCAGGAGGGTAACTCAGCCCAGCAGAGCCTAGGAGACTTCTCCAGTCG GCTGAGCCCGGGTGGCCCAGGCCCCCCACACCCCATGAGCAGCCCAGGCCTGGGCAAGAAGCGCAAAGTGTCCTTGCTTTTCGACCACCTGGAGACTGAGGAGCTGGCAGAGCACCTCACTTACCTGGAGTTCCGGTCCTTCCAGGCTATCACA ccccaggaccTGCGGGACTACGTTTTGCAGGGCTCTGTGCGGGGCTGCCCGACCCTGGAGGGCTCCGTAGGTCTCAGCAACAGCGTGTCCCGCTGGGTGCAGGTCATGGTGCTGAGCCGTCCGGGGCCCGCACAGCGAGCGCAGGTGCTGGACAAGTTCATCCACGTGGCACAG AGGCTCCTCCAGCTGCACAATTTCAACACGCTGATGGCAGTCACAGGCGGCCTCTGTCATAGTGCCATCTCCAGACTCAAGGACTCCCATGCCCACCTGAGCCCTGACAGCACCAAG GCCCTGCTGGAGCTGACAGAGCTCCTGGCGGCCCACAACAACTACGCCCGTTACCGCCGCACCTGGGCTGGCTGCACAGCTTTCCGGCTGCCTGTTCTGGGAGTGCACCTCAAGGATCTGGTGGCCCTGAACGAGGCGCAGCCTGACAGGTTGCCTGACGGCCGCCTGCACCTGCCCAAACTCAACAGTCTCTACCTGCGGCTGCAGGAGTTGGCAGCCCTGCAGCGACAGGAACCCCCGGGCAGTGCCAGTGAGGACCTTCTGCACCTGCTCACG CTTTCCCTGGATCTCTTCTACACGGAGGACGAGATCTATGAGCTTTCCTATGCCCGGGAGCCCCGCTGTCCCAAGAGTCTG CCACCCTCCCCCTTCAAGGCGCCCCTGGTGGTGGAGTGGGCCCCTGGTGTGACGCCCAAGCCTGACACGGTCACTCTGGGTCGGCATGTGGAGCAGCTGGtggag TCTGTGTTCAAGAACTATGACCCTGATGGCCGCGGCACCATCTCTCAGGAGGACTTTGAGCGACTCTCAGGCAACTTCCCCTTCGCCTGCCACGGGCTTCACCCACCCCCCCGCCAGGG GAGCGGCTCCTTCAGCCGTGAGGAGCTGACAGGATACCTGCTCCGGGCCAGTGCCATTTGCTCCAAGCTGGGCCTGGCCTTCCTGCACACCTTCCAGGAGGTCACCTTCCGCAAGCCCACCTTCTGTGACAGCTGCAGTGGCTTC CTTTGGGGTGTCACCAAGCAAGGCTACCGCTGTCGGG ACTGTGGGCTGTGTTGCCACAGACACTGCAGAGACCAGGTGAAGGTGGAATGTAAGAAGAGGCCAGGGGCCAAGGGCGATGCGAGTCCCCCAGAAGCCCCTGTCCCACCCACTCCAGTTCCCCAGGCCAGCTGTG GCTCCGAGGACCATCTCTCCTACACACTGTCCCTGGAACCTGAGCCTGGGTGCCACGTCCGCCATGCTTGGACCCAGACAGAGGCCCCACACCCCTCCTGGGAACCAGAGACG GTCCCTCTGCCAGCGAAGGCCTCACCACCCACCGAGTCCTCCAAGCTGAACTCCTAG